A window of Pelomonas sp. SE-A7 genomic DNA:
ACGGCGAACTGACGCTCGGCCATGAAGCGCTCGTAGGGCTTGCCACCCTGCTTGACGATGATCTGGGCCAGCAGGCCATAGTTGGTCTGGTTGTAGGCAAAACACTCGCCGGCCGGGGCAAGAACCGGACGCTGCTTCACCGCCTTCCACATGTCGGCCTCGGTCGCGCCGGTCACGGGGCCCGGCTCGTCGACGATGTCGGGCAGGCCCGAGGTGTGGGCCAGCAGCTGCCGCACGCGGACCTGCTGCCAGGCCGGCGGCAGATCATCCAGGTAGCGTGACAGCGGCGCCTGAAGGTCCACCTGCCCGGCCTCGGCCAGCTGCATCACGGCGACGCCGGTGAAGGACTTGGTGGCCGAATTGAGCGGGAAAAGCGTCTGCGTCGTGGCCGCCACCTTGTTCTCGACCTGCGACAGACCATAGGCCTCGGACAGCACCAGGCGGTCGTCCTGGACCACGGCGATCTGCAGGCCCGGGATGCGCCGCTCCTGCATGGTCTTGCGCAGCAGCTGGCGCGTCTGCTCGTTGGCTTCGTCGAGGCTGCCGGCCACAGCCGGGCCGACGAACAGCGCCAGCAGCGCGGCAAACATCAGGCCGAGCCGGGAGACTGGAGCGTGCATGAAGATGCTTCCTGGTGGAATTGACCGGCGGCTCCGGAGACCTCGATTCCTAACGAGCCAGCTTGGCGTTCAGGCCTGCGGTCGATCGATCGATCTCGCTCCGGGTCGACAGCAGTGCCCAGCCGAACAGCGCGGCCATCAAGAGGTCACCGACTCCGAACACCATGACCAGTGGCTTGCCGGCACCGGACAGGTACAGGCCCACACAGGCCAGGAAGTAGACCGCCTTGCCGATGCCGCCCGCGACCAGCACCGCCGGACGCGAAGGCCGCCAGAGCGCGGCCAGCAGATAGGCCAGGCCCCAGGCCAGCACGTTGATCCAGGTGCATTGATAGAAGTAATTCAGCAGCGCATCGTTGGCGGCCGGCGCCACCGAGTACATCTGCTCGAAGTGATTGGCCGGAGCCAGCAGCGAGCTGGCGCCGCCGGTGATGTTCCAGGCGGCCGCAACCAGCAGCAGGCGCTTGATCCAGGATTCGTTCATGTCGCGCTCCTTCTGGCCCGCAGCCAGCTTGTGGTGAAGATGGCGAGACTCTATAAATTCCGATCAGGAATCGATACTCGTCGATTGGAAATTGATAGCTTCCAGATCGGAATCAAAAGCCATGAAGCGTCCCAGCCTGCCCGCCCTGCAAGCCTTTCGCCGCGTCGTCGAGCTGCAATCCTTCGGTGCTGCGGCGCGCAGCCTGGAGACCACCGGCAGCAGCATCAGCAAGCTGGTGGCCCAGCTGGAGGCCGACCTGGGCGTGCGACTGCTGAACCGGACCACGCGCAAGGTCAGCATCAGCAGCGAGGGCGCGGCCTTCTATGCCGATGCGGTGCGCATCCTGGACGAACTGGACGTCGCTATCGAAGCGGTGCACAGCGGTGCCGGTGCGCCGGTCGGGCGGCTCAAGGTGTCGCTGCCGACCTCGTTCGCCATCGCCTGGCTGGCCGCACGGCTGCCGGCCTTCATGCGCCGCCATCCGGAGATCGAACTGGACCTGGTGCTGAACGACCGTTACGTCGACCTGGTCCAGGAGGGCTTTGATTGCGCGATCCGCATCGCCACGCAACTGCCCGATTCGAGCCTGGTGGCGCGGCGACTGGGCCAGGTGCAGCGCCTGCTGTTGGCCTCGCCGACCTATGTGGACGGTGGCCCGCCGCTGCGCCAGCCGCAGGACCTCGCCGACCACGCCTGCCTGGTCTATTCACAGGATGGCGGCCCGGTTGAATGGCCTTTCAGCGGTGGCGTTGCCCTGTCGGTGCGGGGCTTTTGCCGGGTCAACAACAGCGTGCTGCTGCGCGAGATGCTGCTGGCCGGCCTGGGCATCACGCTGGCGCCCGCCTTCGTGGTGGACGACCTGCTCGCCAGCGGCCAATTGGTGGAGCAGTTGCCGGCACACCGCCCCAGGCCCTTGAATGTCTTCGGCGTCATGGCGCACCAGCGCTTCGTGCCCAGAAAGGTCACGGCCTTTCTGGACTTTGTCGGCCGCGAACTGCAGGACGGCGCGACCGGGTGACAGCCATTCGGCAAGGTCGCGGCCAGCGCGCGGGCTTGGGTCGGCAGGTGCGCGCTGGCCACCGCCACCCGCGCCCTGCCCTCGCTTCTGGCGCCCTCGGCTGTCGATTCATCACAAGGCCGGGGTCGGCGAGGCGATCCGCCTGCAGAATCCGCTCCATTCCCAACAGGAGCAGCAAGCCATGAGCGACATGAACAATGCCGGCACCGGCGCCGACGACGAGATCCAGAAGCTGGCCAAGCGCCGCGTGGACCAGAAGATGGGCTTCTACACCCATGCCCTGGTCTATGTGGTCGTCAACCTGGGGCTCTATGCGCTCAACAACATGGGCGACTGGAGCAACGGCAGCTTCGGCCACCACCGCTGGCATTTCATCCCCATGATCCCCTGGGGCATCGGCCTCGCCATCCACGGCCTGGTGACCTTCATCTCGCTGCAGGGTGGCGACCTGCGCCAGCACCTGATGGACAAGGAAGTCGAGGCCATCAAGCGCCGTCAGCAGCGCTGATGCAAGGACCGACTGGCATACTGGCGCCCGCTTCCAGGCCCCGCGGCCTGCGCAGCGCCACCGTGATGACACATCCAGCTCGAGCCATGTTCTTCCAATCCTCCAGCGAGCCGTACCCTTTGGCCCCATGAGCCCGCGCCTGCGAATCGGGCTGGCCGCCTGCGCCAGCCTGCTGAGCCTGGCAGCTGCGGCTCAGCAGGGCTCGCCGCCCACCCAGGGCAAGCCGACCGAGACGCTGGGCAGCGTCAGCGTCCAGGGCGTTTCGACCGCCGAGCGCGAGCGCAAGACCCTGAGCCAGTTTGCCCAGGCCCTGGCCGACTTCGAGCGACTCAAGGCCAGCTGGGCGCCCAACGCGGAACTGCGCTTCAAGGTCATGCCCCGCCAGCGCGCCAGCGATGCCGAGCGGCTGCAGCTGGCCTTGCAGACGCCGCAGGGCCCACGCCCGATTGAAATCGACGAGCTGCAGCGCTTCGCCTGGGATCCGGCCTGGCTGGACCTGCCCGGCGACACCGAGGTCCGCAGCCTGCTGCGCGACGGCAAGGCGGCCTGGCGGCCCGATGTGCGAACGCCCGGCCTGCCGTCCAACGTGCGGCGCCTCGGCGACCTGAGGCTGCAATGCAAGCTGTCCTGGACATCCGGCCTGGCCCGAGGCCTGCCGCCGGTGCTGGCGGTGGCGACCGCTCCGGTGCGCTGGATGATGAGGGCGGTCACCGGACAGGTCGGCGGCGACACGGAATGCAGCGGCCAGCTCTCGGGCGCCTACAACAGCATCTTGCTCGACAAGCCGGTCTGGGCCGTCGCCCTGGTGGATGGCCCGCGCCGCTGGCCCCTGCCCTATGTGTTCCTGCACGGCAGCGGCGACGCCACCGGCAACCAGGCGATCGCCGGCTCGCTCGACTGGCCCAGCCATCTGCGCCAGCACATGATCCGTCTGCCCTTGCACGACATGAGCTGGTCCAACGAGACCCGGGTGGAGATCGAATACGACGACGAACAGGAGCAGGCCCGATGAGCCGCCGCTGGATTCCCGCCTGGTACGGCTGGCTGCTGCTCTGCTCGCTGCTGGCTGGCTGCAGCTTGATCCCGACCCGCGCCGATGCCGACGCGCCGGCCACGCCGGCCGCGCGACTGGCCGCCGCCCAGGATCTGCAGGCCATGGCCGAGCGCCTGGTGCCCGGCCAGACCCGCATCGAGCAGGCCCGCGCCTGGCTGCCCAAGGCCCGCATCATGAGCTTCGACGACGGCCAGCAGATCTGGCATCTGTTCGTGCCCGACCAGGCGCGCAGCCTGTCCTCGCAACTCTCGCCGCATGATTTCGTCAGCTACGAGCAGATCCGCGGCCTGGAATTGCAGCTGAAGTTCGATGCCGACGGCCTCCTGAAGAAGAAGCTGCTCAGGACCCAGCCGGGGCCCGGCCAGGCCGCCGCGCCCGGCCGCTGATCGGCACCGATAAAATCGCGCGTTCCGACTTTCCATGACACGGCCTCCAGCGCCGTGCTTCCATAGCCGATGTCCGCGCCCAACTCCCATCCCGACGCCAACGAGGCCCTCAAGTCCAACAATTTCCTGCGCGCCATCATCGAGCGCGATCTGGAAGCCGGCTTGACCCAGGGCCGCAAGTTCGCCGGCACGCCCGGCGACGCGGCGCACCACGAGGCCGGCCAGCTCGACCCGGCCAGGATCCGCACCCGCTTCCCGCCCGAGCCCAACGGCTACCTGCACATCGGCCATGCCAAGAGCATCTGCCTGAACTTCGGCCTGGCGCGTGACTACGGTGGTATTTGCCACCTGCGCTTCGACGACACCAATCCGGAGAAGGAAGAGCAGGAATACGTCGACGCGATCAAGGAAATGGTCGCCTGGCTGGGCTGGGATTGGGACACCGGCGGCACCTCGCACCTGTTCTTCGCCAGCAACTACTTCGACTTCATGTACCGCGCGGCCGAGTACCTGATCGAGCAGGGCCTGGCCTATGTGGACGAGCAGACGCCGGAAGAGATGCGCGCCAACCGCGGCGACTTCACCACGCCGGGCAAGGACAGCCCCTTCCGCGCCCGCATGCCGGCTGAGAACCTGGCCCGCTTCCGCGAGATGCGCGACGGCAAGCATGCCGACGGCGCCATGATCCTGCGCGCCAGGATCGACATGGCCTCGCCCAACATCAATATGCGTGACCCTGCCCTGTACCGCATCCGCCGCGCCACCCACCACAACACCGGCGACCAGTGGTGCATCTATCCGATGTACACCTTCGCGCATCCGATCGAGGACGCGCTGGAGCGCATCACGCACAGCCTGTGCACACTGGAGTTCGAAGACCAGCGCCCGTTCTACGACTGGCTCCTGAACGCGCTCGCCGATGGCGGCCTGCTGGCCCGCCCGCTGCCGCACCAATACGAGTTCGGCCGCTTCAACCTCAGCTACGTGGTCACCAGCAAGCGCAAGCTCAAGCAGCTGGTGGACGAGAAGCATGTGAATGGCTGGGACGACCCGCGCATGCCCACCCTGGTCGGCATGCGCCGCCGCGGCTACACGCCCGAGGCTGTGCGCGCCATGGTCGAGTCCACCGGCGTGACCAAGACCAATGCCTGGCTGGACTACTCGGTGCTGGACGGCTATCTGCGCGCCGACCTCGATGCCAAGGCGGCCCGCGCCTGCGCCGTGCTGGAGCCGCTCAAGCTCAAGCTGACGAACTACGCCGAGATCTTCGGCAGCCTCGACCACCTTGATGCCTGCAGCGCGCCGGTGCATCCGCACCAGCCCGAGCTGGGCGCCCGCGCCTTCAGCTTCGGCCCCGAGCTCTGGATTGAGCGCGAGGACTTCATGGAGGTGCCGGTCAAGGGCTACCAGCGTCTGTTCCCCGGCAACAAGACCCGCCTGAAGTACGGCCACGTGATCGAGTGCACCGGCTGCGAGAAGGACGAGGCGGGCAACATCACGGCCGTGCTGGCCAGCATCGTGCCCGACACCAAGAGCGGCACGCCGGGCGCCGATGCGATCAAGGTCAAGGGCGTGATCACCTGGGTCGGCGTGCATGAAGCCATCGCCGCCGAAGTACGCCTCTACGACCGCTTGTTCACCGAAGAGCAGCCCGATGCCGGCGGCCGCGATTTCCTCGAGGTCCTGAACCCGGGCAGCAAGAAGATAGTGACGGCCTATCTGGAACCTTCGCTGGCCTCGGTGGCTGCGGACACGAAGTTCCAGTTCGAGCGCCACGGCTACTTCGTGGCCGACCGCATCGATCACCAGGCCGGCAAGCCGGTGTTCAACAAGATCACCGGCCTGCGCGACAGCTTCGGCAAATAAGGCAGATCAGAGCGCGTTCGGCACGACCAGGATCTTGCCCTGGCGTTCGCCGGACGCAGCCGCCGCGACCGCTTCCTTGATCTGGGCCACGTCATAGGTGGCCTGCACCGGCGCACTCAGCTTGCCGGCGGCGATCAGGCCGGCCAGCTCGCCCAGCAGCGCTGCCTGCTGCGCCTGCGGCGTCACGCGGTACCAGCGCGCCAGCCAGAAGCCCTTCAGGGTCACGTCGCGGAACACCAGCTCGCGCGGCGAGACTATGCAGGGCTCGCCGCTCAGGGCGCCGTAGTTGACGACCACGGCGCTCTCCGCCAGCGTGGCGGCCAGCCGCATCGTGGCCTTGCCGCCGACGGCATCAATGCCCAGCTTGATGGGCGCACCGTTGGTGGCCGCCTTGACGCGATCGGCCAGATCGTCGCCATCCACCAGAACCACGTCCCCACCCTGGGCCTGCACACCGGCCACGGCCGAGTCGCGGCGCACGATGTTGACCGTCTTCAGGCCACGCAGCTTGGCCAGCTGCACCACATAGCTGCCCACGCCCGAATTGGCGCTGTTCTGAATCACCCAGTCGCCCGGCTGCAGCGTGGCGAAGTCGCTGAGCAGCAGCGAGGCGGTCGGCGGGTTGACGGTCAGCATGGCCAGCTGCTTGGGGTCCGCGCCATTGGGCAGCGGGATCAGGCGCGCGGCCGGGGCGACCAGGTGGGTGGTCCAGGTGCCGGAGCCGGCGGGCAGCAGCACGGTCTGGCCAATGGCCGGGCCTTGGGTGTCCGGGCCCAGCTCGACGACACGGCCCACGCCCTCGCTACCGCCCACCGCCGGCAGCGGCGGCAGCAGGCCGTACTGGCCGGTCAGGGTCAGCACGTCGCTGGGGTTGATGGGCGCGGCCAGCACGGCCACCAGGGCCTGGCCCGGGGCCAGCTGCGGGCGCTCGAAGGGCACGGCCTCGATCACGGCCTGCGGCACCGGGCCGCGTTCGCTGTACAGGGCTTTGAGCATGCTTGTCATGGGGCTTCCTTCGTGCCGGCTTCGGCGTTGTTGCTGCGATGACCGAATGCTAGGCAAACCCTTCTCGGAGCAGAATCCGTCGTATTCGGCAAATTCTTTTGCCTTTACGACAAAGATCACCCGACGAGAGACCCCGCATGGACAAGCTGCGCGCACTGCAATACCTGCTGGCCGTGGCCGACGGCCTGAGCTTCTCGCGCGCGGCCCGCGCCTTCGGCGTGCCGGCCTCCTCGATCTCGCGCCGCATCGCCGACCTGGAATCGGCCCTTGGCGTGCAGCTCCTGCACCG
This region includes:
- a CDS encoding LysR family transcriptional regulator, with product MKRPSLPALQAFRRVVELQSFGAAARSLETTGSSISKLVAQLEADLGVRLLNRTTRKVSISSEGAAFYADAVRILDELDVAIEAVHSGAGAPVGRLKVSLPTSFAIAWLAARLPAFMRRHPEIELDLVLNDRYVDLVQEGFDCAIRIATQLPDSSLVARRLGQVQRLLLASPTYVDGGPPLRQPQDLADHACLVYSQDGGPVEWPFSGGVALSVRGFCRVNNSVLLREMLLAGLGITLAPAFVVDDLLASGQLVEQLPAHRPRPLNVFGVMAHQRFVPRKVTAFLDFVGRELQDGATG
- a CDS encoding zinc-dependent alcohol dehydrogenase family protein, which translates into the protein MLKALYSERGPVPQAVIEAVPFERPQLAPGQALVAVLAAPINPSDVLTLTGQYGLLPPLPAVGGSEGVGRVVELGPDTQGPAIGQTVLLPAGSGTWTTHLVAPAARLIPLPNGADPKQLAMLTVNPPTASLLLSDFATLQPGDWVIQNSANSGVGSYVVQLAKLRGLKTVNIVRRDSAVAGVQAQGGDVVLVDGDDLADRVKAATNGAPIKLGIDAVGGKATMRLAATLAESAVVVNYGALSGEPCIVSPRELVFRDVTLKGFWLARWYRVTPQAQQAALLGELAGLIAAGKLSAPVQATYDVAQIKEAVAAAASGERQGKILVVPNAL
- a CDS encoding serine hydrolase domain-containing protein, which encodes MHAPVSRLGLMFAALLALFVGPAVAGSLDEANEQTRQLLRKTMQERRIPGLQIAVVQDDRLVLSEAYGLSQVENKVAATTQTLFPLNSATKSFTGVAVMQLAEAGQVDLQAPLSRYLDDLPPAWQQVRVRQLLAHTSGLPDIVDEPGPVTGATEADMWKAVKQRPVLAPAGECFAYNQTNYGLLAQIIVKQGGKPYERFMAERQFAVAGMRQASFGDSYDLLPNAATIYSYFPRRTLAQDDGNRLSRWIYDIPYSLNAGGGLQTTAEDVARWLLALSTGRLIKPASVQAMWQPERLNDGSSGPWSAGWPVLATTPQRQLAGIGGNRSAFIVYPDQRLAIVVLTNLVGGNPERFIPQIAALYKASDRQR
- a CDS encoding glutamine--tRNA ligase/YqeY domain fusion protein; its protein translation is MSAPNSHPDANEALKSNNFLRAIIERDLEAGLTQGRKFAGTPGDAAHHEAGQLDPARIRTRFPPEPNGYLHIGHAKSICLNFGLARDYGGICHLRFDDTNPEKEEQEYVDAIKEMVAWLGWDWDTGGTSHLFFASNYFDFMYRAAEYLIEQGLAYVDEQTPEEMRANRGDFTTPGKDSPFRARMPAENLARFREMRDGKHADGAMILRARIDMASPNINMRDPALYRIRRATHHNTGDQWCIYPMYTFAHPIEDALERITHSLCTLEFEDQRPFYDWLLNALADGGLLARPLPHQYEFGRFNLSYVVTSKRKLKQLVDEKHVNGWDDPRMPTLVGMRRRGYTPEAVRAMVESTGVTKTNAWLDYSVLDGYLRADLDAKAARACAVLEPLKLKLTNYAEIFGSLDHLDACSAPVHPHQPELGARAFSFGPELWIEREDFMEVPVKGYQRLFPGNKTRLKYGHVIECTGCEKDEAGNITAVLASIVPDTKSGTPGADAIKVKGVITWVGVHEAIAAEVRLYDRLFTEEQPDAGGRDFLEVLNPGSKKIVTAYLEPSLASVAADTKFQFERHGYFVADRIDHQAGKPVFNKITGLRDSFGK
- a CDS encoding 2TM domain-containing protein gives rise to the protein MSDMNNAGTGADDEIQKLAKRRVDQKMGFYTHALVYVVVNLGLYALNNMGDWSNGSFGHHRWHFIPMIPWGIGLAIHGLVTFISLQGGDLRQHLMDKEVEAIKRRQQR